The following are encoded in a window of Phragmites australis chromosome 22, lpPhrAust1.1, whole genome shotgun sequence genomic DNA:
- the LOC133904726 gene encoding ent-kaurenoic acid oxidase 1-like, with translation METMLAGDQQPAAWACWWLGLCLLPLLALAVWHGNDACYCTAFALKRWRRRGHRARLPPGHMGLPFVGESPSLKRYFRHARRPDGFVHDKKQRYGAGGVYRTHLFGSPAVLVCSPAANKLVLQSPESFSVRWPAPELVGASSILSVEGARHARLRACVIAAVNQPSSLRSIARAVQPRVVTALRAWAQKGTITAATEAKKVTFENICEMFVSMEPSPLTEEMDAWFSGLLGGLRAFPLDLPGTAFRRARRCRNKLSAVFRDELQRRKNAAAAGKPRDLMSALMQTEDEHGRLLSDEEVIDNIVSLVLAGYESTSSALMWAAYHLARSPHALAKLREENAAISKQKHGEFITPDDIPKMKYTAKVVEETLRVANIAAMVHRVALRDVEYAGYTIPQGWRVIVWLRSLHTDPNYYDDPLSFNPDRWERSAKPGTYQVFGGGHRICAGNMLARLQLSIMLHHLSVGYKWELINPDAEIIYVPHSKPSDGAVMAISEL, from the exons ATGGAGACTATGCTTGCTGGTGATCAGCAGCCGGCGGCGTGGGCGTGCTGGTGGCTGGGCCTCTGCCTGCTCCCACTACTCGCGCTCGCCGTATGGCACGGCAACGACGCTTGCTACTGTACCGCCTTCGCGCTCAAGCGCTGGCGCCGCCGAGGCCACCGCGCGAGGCTCCCGCCGGGCCACATGGGTCTGCCCTTCGTCGGCGAGAGCCCTTCCCTCAAGCGCTACTTCAGGCACGCGCGCCGCCCCGACGGCTTCGTTCACGACAAGAAGCAGAGGTACGGCGCGGGGGGCGTGTACAGAACGCACCTCTTCGGCTCCCCCGCTGTGCTCGTCTGCTCGCCGGCGGCCAACAAGCTCGTGCTGCAGTCTCCCGAAAGCTTCAGCGTCCGCTGGCCCGCGCCGGAGCTGGTGGGCGCCTCGTCTATCCTCAGCGTCGAGGGCGCCCGGCACGCCAGGCTCCGCGCCTGCGTCATCGCGGCAGTCAACCAGCCAAGCTCACTGCGGAGCATCGCGCGCGCAGTCCAGCCGCGCGTCGTGACGGCGCTGCGGGCGTGGGCGCAAAAGGGCACCATCACCGCCGCCACGGAGGCCAAGAAA GTGACGTTCGAGAAcatctgcgagatgttcgtgagCATGGAGCCATCGCCGCTCACGGAGGAGATGGATGCGTGGTTCTCCGGATTACTGGGTGGCCTCAGGGCGTTCCCACTCGACCTGCCAGGCACAGCATTTCGTCGAGCTCGAAGG TGCCGGAACAAGCTGAGCGCAGTGTTCAGGGACGAGCTGCAGAGGAGGAAGAACGCGGCCGCCGCGGGTAAGCCGAGAGATCTGATGAGCGCGCTGATGCAGACAGAGGACGAGCATGGGAGGCTGCTCAGCGACGAGGAGGTGATCGACAACATCGTGTCGCTGGTGCTCGCGGGGTACGAGTCCACCTCCTCTGCTCTCATGTGGGCAGCCTACCACCTCGCCAGGTCACCACATGCCCTGGCCAAGCTCCGA GAGGAGAATGCGGCGATCAGCAAGCAGAAGCATGGGGAGTTCATCACCCCTGATGACATCCCCAAGATGAAATACACTGCCAAG GTAGTCGAAGAAACACTTCGAGTAGCCAACATTGCCGCAATGGTGCACCGTGTGGCACTCAGAGATGTCGAGTACGCAGGTTATACCATACCTCAAGGGTGGAGGGTTATAGTCTGGCTGAGGTCGCTGCATACGGACCCCAACTACTACGACGATCCACTGAGCTTCAACCCCGACAGATGGGAA AGATCGGCAAAGCCGGGCACGTACCAGGTGTTCGGAGGGGGACACAGGATATGCGCAGGGAACATGCTGGCTAGGCTGCAGCTCAGTATCATGCTGCATCATCTATCTGTTGGCTACAA ATGGGAGCTGATTAATCCTGATGCGGAGATTATATATGTTCCACACTCAAAGCCTTCGGATGGGGCTGTCATGGCCATCAGCGAACTATGA